CTAAATATAATACAGGCACATTAAGTAGTACATCTGTAGAGTGAGTTTTCAGTGTAGGAGATATTGTGATGAGTGCAATGAGGGGCAAATTTGGAGATAAAACATTTGAAATACAACTTATGTTGAAAATGAACAAGCAGTTTGACAGAAATGTATTGAGATAAAAAAGGCTGTAGACTACACAGAATGTTTAATTATTGATTGACATTTATGGAGGTTTCCTTTCTATGTGAACAAGGTTAATCATTTgtttacagatgagctacaattATAATATACCTGATATAGTTACTTTTGATGTTTAGTAACTATAACTGTAACTAACATAAATTACTTTTCCTGGAAAGTAACAATAGCTACAACTTAGTTACTTTCAAAAAGTAACTTTCCCATCTCTGATTTACAGGTATAAAAAAGCTATGCATCAAAACAGATTCTGAATTTTTGGTAAAGAGTGCATCTCACTGGAGCAAGGCTGGCTGCACTTTAGAGGCAGGTGGTAGCTGGGCCCAGAATCAAGAAGATTACAAAGTACTATACGATGCAATAACGGACAGTGGAATGGAAATCAGATGGGTAAATAAAATCTGCCTtatgtcttattgtagctatagtTTCTAAGGTAGCTGTACTTTCTAAGGCATTATCAGAGATGCAATTGGAAATTAAGTAGTCAATGATTATGCAGGGATAagtattcaaatttctgtcttactttcatctttTCTCTTACCCAAACATAAATTCAGGTTCTAAAAGCTTGTGAGTCATCCACCTTTAGTAAATAAAAAGATATGTTCTGTATGATTAAATTCTCAGGTAGAAGATTAGGAATGGAGTGTTACAAAATAACAAATCAATTTTTATGATTAAACTCTCAGGTAGAAGATTAGGAATGGAGTGTTACAAAATAACAAATCAATTTTTACCAATGGGAAAGAAACCTTTGCAATTTTCTCCAGCACTTCAAATCTATTCCCAGATCCACTTAATTTGACCATTATAAAAGTAAAGTGTTACCTAGCAAACTGTGTTACATGATATATATTTGAACCCTTAATAAGTGGTTTATCTGACCATTACAGTCAAATGGCAGCAATCAGTTTTAGCTAAGAAAAGAAAAGTATAATTATGCAAAATTATAAACAATGATTCAGTCAGGCTATTCAGAGAGAAAATAATGAATGGACATTAGGAAGTAGGCTACCAAGGGTGCACAGTAGATGGGTAactgattattttctaaaaatattatTAGATCCCACTGAATCCAGTTTTCTGTCACAAAACATGAACAATTACAGTAAAAACCAAGATGAAGGGTGGCTAACATCTAGGCTCAAATTATCCTGTGCTAAGAAGAGATTGTTTAATTTAacattgatgaaataaaaggataaGACTAAATTCAGAGTGGAGAATCAATAAATATAGTGTTCTGCCAGTATTGGACCTAGGCTCACTACTGTTCTTGATCTGCATAAATGATTTACCTGGGAGGTCTCTTCAAAAACAGTGTTTACTGGTGACATTcacatgaaacacagtaaatagtaTGATTGAAcaggaataataataaatatagtaataataatacttacTGTCACTGGGCCATTGCAGCAACAGACATCACATACATAGTGCAACACAATTAATAAGGTTAGTTATTAATGTTATAATATATTACAATTAATAAATTCCTTTATACCATACAGTAGGTGGGAAACTAACCAGTTTGTTTGCATGCTTGTTCAGTAGAGCTAGTACAGTTTGTGAAAGTtcataaaataatatatattacatGAATACATGacagttaactgattttgacagtctgtgggatggagtacAAATGCATATATTGCCTTTTAtgttgtaacaatgtatattttctCCACATTTTGCATGTTCAACTTCTTCTTTGTATAAATTAAAACTTCTGCAGTATTTACATGTCATGCACTCAACTAGACATTCCCAACAAAATTGTATagatattatgttgttgttgttgttgtggtcttcagtcctgagactggtttgatgcagctctccattctactctatcctgtgcaagctttttcatctcccagtacctactgcaacctacatccttcagaatctgcttagtgtattcatctcttggtctccctctaagatttttaccctccacgctgccctccaatactaaattggtgatcccttgatgcctcagaacatgtcctaccaaccgatcccttcttctggtcaagttgtgccacaaacttctcttctccccagtcctattcaatacttcctcattagttatgtgatctacccatctaatcttcagcattcttctgtagcaccacatttcgaaagcttctattctcttcttgtccaagctatttatcgtccatgtttcacttccatacatggctacactccatacgaatactttcagaaatgacttcctgacacttaaatcaatactggatgttaacaaatttctcttcttcagaaacgctttccttgccattgccagcctacattttatatcctctctacttcgaccatcatcagttattttgctccccaagtagcaaaactcctttactactttaagtgcctcatttcctaatctaattccctcagcatcacccgacttagactacattccattatccttgttttgcttttgttgatgttcatcttatatcctcctttcaagacactgtccattccattcaactgctctttgctgtctctgacagaattacaatgtcatcggcgaacctcaaagtttttatttcttctccatgaattttaatacctactccaaatttttcttttgtttcctttactgcttgctcaatatacagattgaacaacatcggggagaggctacaaccctgtctcactcctttcccaaccactgcctccctttcatgtccctcgactcttataactgccatctggtttctgtacaaattgtaaatagcctttcgctccctgtattttacccctgccacatttagaatttgaaagagagtattccagtcaacattgtcaaaagctttctgtaagtctacaaatgctagaaacgtaggtttgcctttccttaatctttcttctaagataagtcgtaaggtcagtattgcctcacgtgttccagtgtttctacggaatccaaactgatcttccccgaggttggcttctactagtttttccattcgtctgtaaagaattcgtgttagtattttgcagctgtgacttattaagctgacagttcggtaattttcacatctgtcaacacctgctttctttgggattggaattattatattcttcttgaagtctgagggtatttcgcctgtttcatacatcttgctcaccagatggtagagttttgtcaggactggctctcccacggccgtcagtagttccaatggaatattgtctactccgggggccttgttttgactcaggtctttcagtgctctgtcaaactcttcacgcagtatcatatctcccatttcatcttcatctacatcctcttccatttccataatattgtcctcaagtacatcgcccttgtatagaccctctatatactccttccacctttctgctttcccttctttgcttagaactgggtttccatctgagctcttgatattcatacaagtcgttctcttatctccaaaggtctctttaattttcctgtaggcggtatctatcttacccctagtgagataggcctctacgtcCTTAAACCCAGGACAGTAATTGTACTCCACGAGGAGGGCGTTGCATCGCAGAAGCAGTATGTTAATTatgttatgaaaaataaaaaagagaacattataatatatatttcacatataaaatTCATAAATTATCTAAATGAATAAATTTCTATAGATCAGTGTTTCTTAACCACCATGTTGTGGCACATTGGTATGTCGTGAATATTTGTCAGATGAGCTGTGAGATTTTTTTAATGTAGTTTATTCTAATATCTAGAATAATAATAATCTAATacctagaaaataaaaaaatattgctaagTCATTTCttgaagtaataaatttgtaaaattgtaTCTCATAGTCGTTCCATGACAAAAAAATGTACGCGCTTCGTGTGTTTGCTTTCTCGTATCTAGGGAAAGGATCACATGTAGAAGTGTTGCAAAGTTTGAAAATACTTTGGTGCCCCAAAGGAAAGAAAAAAGTTGAGAAAAGTGCCTGTAGTCATCATACCATTAATTATTTTACTTGTTGACCCCAAGACAATTTATCATCTAAATTTTACCTCCAAAAACTTTAATTGGATCATCTGAAGGAAGATTGTCTTTCAGAGTAACAACCATCTGCTGAGTTTAGTTCTCATTCAGCAGAAATCCATTTGCTCAAAACCAGTAAGATGCTTGAGTAAGTGCTTTTTCAACACACGTTTTAAAGCGATGTCAGATAAGAAAAATATTATCATCTCCATATAGTACTGTACTAGATGAAATAATTAATGATAGGTCATTAATCTTTATTAGGAACAAAAAAGGGCCACCATAGATCTCTGTGGAACTTCTACGTTAAATTATTCTGGACACTTTCTTGCCTACACAGACAACTTGCTTACAGTTCTGTAGATAGGATTttaatagcttaaggctgttaTCTCTTATGCTATAGAAATCTATTTTTTCTAGAACTGTTGTTCATTGCACACAGTCTAAAGGTCATGCTTTGACTGCAAAAGGTTACTTGAGCAAATCCCTTAGCCTCAGACACCAGAAGGAGGTATTTTCTACAGATCCTATGACACTGACTGTTGAAAGGTTTTTCATAATACTAAAATTATTCCTAGATTTTTCAAATTAAACAGATAAACGGTTGATAAATTATACATTCCAACACTGTAGAAAAATCTGGGGCTATGGAAATTGGTCTGAAACTTTTTatactggaactaccctagactGATCAAGTTCATAAGGAAAATATTCCTCACAGTAAACTTGTTCATACAGTAAGCTAATGGCCCACAATACAGCCTATACTTCCTTTGTACTACTTTCATCAGCAGGTTGCAATAAATAGCATATAAATCTCCACTTTGAACATAACACTTTGTATAAGGACATCCACAGTCAAAACATTCCATGTCGTGGTCCTTCTTATTCAACATACATCTACAGTGTATGATTATTTCATCTGTTTTTCTTAGGATGAAACCAGCATTTTTTGATGATCTATaaatctctctctctgtttcaccCAACCCCAATGTCAGGTTCCTTGAATCTCATTGAGAGGAGAgcgaaaaaattagtacacccttatAGAGggtccaattcactcaagatttattggcCCAACAATGCATGTGTagtacataaaatgattacatttgcagatcaacAGCACacgcagttctgaggtaccaggtgcaACACCTATATTAGCCTGCGGTGTAGCCTCCATAcgcggcaatgcaggtgctgactctggcatccagtcaatcgtacagatggcaaatactgtcctgggatacattatgccacaCCTGCTTGACCAGCTCATGTCATTAAGTAAGAGTTGTTGGTAGACAAAACATTTGCGTCCCATCATAGCCCATacatgctcaattggagacaagtctaTCGTAaagatggcaaatactgtcctgggatacattatgccacaCCTGCTCATGTCATtaagtaagagttgttggttgacaaaaCATTCGTGTCCCATCATAgcccacacatgctcgattggagacaagtctggagattttGCTCAGCAGGGAAGCTACTGCATGTCTTCCAGAGCACATTGAGTTCATGGGCAGTTTGTGGGTTAGCATTACtcagttggaacaacacatcaccttcctgttacaagaTAGGCAAAAGAATGTGTCTAACAACATTGTGCATGTACCAAGCACTGGTTAGTGTCTCCTCCAGAAACATAAAGGATAAACAAGAATTGTAGCTTATTGCATGCCAGATCGTAAGGCCTGGAGTGGGGCCAGtttgtcttggatgaatgcactctgtAAGACAGTGCTCACTGGGTCTACATTGTACAGGCAAACAACAATCACTTGCATGCATCCAGAATCTGCTTTTATTGCCGAAGGCAACGGCATGGCATTCCATCTCCCAAATGATTCTCTGATCGCATCAGTTGAAGCTGTGCACATTGATGCTGTGGCACGAGTGAAAGACAGATTAGCTGTGTGATTGCTAGGTCCCACTGCCAATAAGCAGTTCACAACAGCTCGTGTTggcatgtctgggctcacaagtcctcttatctgtgctgaggtacatctacatctagatctacatctatactctgcaaaccaatgtcAGGTagatggcagagggtacatcccattgtaccagttattataatttcttcccattccattcctgTATGGAGCACAGGGAGAATAattgtttcaatgcctctgtgcttgcagtTACTATTCTAATTATATCCTCATGATCCATATGTGAACAATACATAGGGagattgtagcatattcctagagtcatcatttacagctggttcttgaaattttgttaatagactcACTAGGGataatttatgtctatcttcaagatctTACAgtccagttccttcagtatctctgtgacactcccccaTGGACCAcacaaaactgtgaccatttgtgctgccctgctctttatatgttcaatatccactgttagtcctatttagtctgggtcccacacacttgagcaatattctagagccagtcgcatgagtgatttgtaagcagtctcctttgtagaatgattgcaTGTCCCCAGTATACTAGCAAAAAAACAAAGTATACCATCTTCTGTACCCATGACTAAGCCttaatgatcattccatttcatatc
This DNA window, taken from Schistocerca piceifrons isolate TAMUIC-IGC-003096 chromosome 4, iqSchPice1.1, whole genome shotgun sequence, encodes the following:
- the LOC124796004 gene encoding ribonuclease H1-like: MVALGSIKKLCIKTDSEFLVKSASHWSKAGCTLEAGGSWAQNQEDYKVLYDAITDSGMEIRWHYVPGHSGIEGNQKADALARLGAQMSANDAGDATLSENLKSKENYSRYY